Proteins co-encoded in one Christiangramia fulva genomic window:
- a CDS encoding YkgJ family cysteine cluster protein produces the protein MEEILKNLPARAKDMKKENKKFFSKLRKRPPKDLDRLMLELHEEEFACTNCLECANCCKTTGPLFTQKDIERLARHFKMKPGNFIDEYLRIDEEGDYVLQQVPCPFLGADNYCSVYEQRPKACREYPHTDRKDFHKISAITIRNTAICPAAFNIVEKMKERLQ, from the coding sequence ATGGAAGAAATTCTTAAAAATTTACCAGCGCGGGCCAAAGATATGAAGAAGGAAAATAAGAAGTTCTTCTCAAAACTTAGAAAAAGGCCGCCGAAAGATCTTGATCGGCTAATGCTGGAACTGCATGAAGAAGAATTTGCCTGTACAAACTGCCTGGAATGCGCGAACTGCTGTAAAACCACCGGACCCTTATTTACTCAAAAAGATATTGAGCGCCTGGCAAGGCATTTTAAAATGAAGCCCGGGAATTTTATCGATGAATATCTGCGTATTGATGAAGAGGGAGATTATGTGTTGCAGCAGGTGCCATGCCCGTTCCTGGGAGCCGATAATTATTGTTCGGTATATGAACAGCGACCTAAGGCCTGCAGGGAATATCCGCATACAGACAGGAAGGATTTTCATAAAATTTCGGCGATTACAATTCGTAATACGGCAATTTGTCCCGCTGCATTCAATATAGTCGAGAAAATGAAAGAACGGCTACAGTAG
- a CDS encoding PLD nuclease N-terminal domain-containing protein — protein sequence MVFAGVLVIWTLLDIISRKMKPSHKIFWIVLVIITPIIGSLIYLYFRKNYSK from the coding sequence GTGGTCTTCGCCGGAGTCCTTGTGATCTGGACCCTTCTGGATATCATTTCCAGAAAAATGAAACCTTCGCATAAAATTTTTTGGATTGTACTGGTAATAATTACGCCAATAATCGGTTCCCTGATTTATCTCTATTTCAGAAAAAATTACAGCAAATAA
- a CDS encoding exo-beta-N-acetylmuramidase NamZ family protein, translating to MINRLLKSTFLFFLIGILSCTNTNKKAENTSGLSSEKPSVKAMDTSEIILAANRTEEYFPLLKGKKLAFTGNQTSLIKTENGDYKHVVDSLISAGIDVKKVFAPEHGFRGDADAGETVKDGVDTKTGLPIISLYGSNKKPSAAQLKGIDVMIFDIQDVGARFYTYLSTLHYLMEACAENDIPLIVLDRPNPNADYIDGPILRPEFKSFVGMHPVPVVYGMTIGEYAQMINGEGWLENGKKCDLTVINLKNYDHSKPYSLPVKPSPNLPNDLAINLYPSLCFFEGTNVNAGRGTNTQFQVFGSPSLDSTYFDYSYVPQPMAGAQHPKHEGEKCYGRDLTDHEKLEKLNLEWLLEAYEHSENKADFFNSFFEKLAGTDMLRKQVKEGLSAEAIQKSWQAGLEAFKNMRKKYLLYQ from the coding sequence ATGATTAACAGATTGCTCAAAAGTACATTTTTATTCTTTCTTATCGGAATCCTTTCCTGCACAAACACAAATAAAAAGGCCGAAAACACATCAGGATTAAGTTCTGAAAAGCCTTCCGTCAAAGCTATGGATACTTCAGAAATCATCCTGGCCGCTAACCGAACGGAAGAATATTTTCCGCTCCTTAAAGGAAAGAAACTGGCCTTTACGGGCAACCAGACTTCCCTGATAAAAACTGAAAATGGCGATTATAAACACGTGGTGGATTCACTGATCTCAGCGGGAATAGATGTCAAAAAGGTCTTTGCACCCGAACACGGTTTCCGTGGAGATGCCGATGCCGGGGAAACAGTGAAAGACGGTGTAGATACCAAAACAGGTTTGCCAATCATTTCTCTCTACGGAAGCAATAAAAAACCTTCCGCAGCACAGCTGAAAGGAATAGACGTAATGATTTTCGACATCCAGGATGTTGGAGCGCGGTTCTACACCTACCTCTCTACGCTTCATTATTTAATGGAAGCCTGCGCCGAAAATGATATTCCTTTGATAGTTTTAGACAGGCCGAATCCGAATGCCGATTATATTGACGGTCCCATTTTAAGACCCGAATTCAAAAGCTTTGTTGGTATGCATCCCGTTCCCGTGGTTTACGGGATGACCATTGGGGAATATGCGCAAATGATCAATGGGGAAGGCTGGCTCGAAAACGGGAAGAAATGTGATTTAACTGTTATCAACCTTAAAAATTACGATCATTCCAAACCTTATTCACTCCCAGTGAAACCATCCCCGAACCTGCCAAACGACCTGGCTATAAATCTCTATCCCAGCCTGTGCTTTTTTGAAGGCACCAACGTGAATGCGGGGCGCGGGACAAACACTCAGTTTCAGGTTTTTGGATCACCTTCGCTGGACAGCACTTATTTCGATTATAGTTATGTACCACAGCCCATGGCAGGGGCACAACATCCTAAGCATGAAGGTGAAAAATGTTATGGCCGGGACCTCACCGATCATGAAAAACTGGAAAAGTTAAACCTGGAATGGCTCCTGGAAGCCTATGAGCATTCTGAAAATAAAGCCGATTTTTTTAATTCCTTCTTTGAAAAACTTGCTGGAACCGATATGCTTCGAAAACAGGTAAAAGAAGGTCTTTCCGCGGAAGCTATTCAGAAGAGCTGGCAGGCAGGGCTGGAAGCGTTTAAAAATATGAGAAAGAAATATTTGTTATATCAGTAG
- a CDS encoding ABC transporter permease — translation MNFEYFVVKRLISAKKYKSSISAPIIKIAITAIAIGVVMMLISFATGLGLQQKIRDKIAAFNGHIIISSYDNNSSKVSLIPVSKDQDFYPEFKNVEGIKHVQAVATKFAVIRTAEDFEGVIVKGVGEDYDWSYFKDFLVKGRLPDYSSKLNDEVLISEYLANRLNLKVGDRMPTFFLREDKERPLQRGFKIVGIYDSGFQEFDELYVIADIRHIQRINDWNENQVGNFEVFIDDFDQLDQKGNEVYENTGSFLDTQTISQKYYSIFEWLSLFDFNIALILGIMILVAGINMITALLVLILERTQMIGIFKALGSQDWSIRKIFLYNAAYLIILGLFWGNLIGIGLLLLQKYLKLVPLDPRTYYVTEVPIYINWDYILAVNAGTLFLCMLMLLIPSVIISKISPVKAIKFE, via the coding sequence TTGAATTTCGAATACTTCGTAGTTAAACGCCTCATCAGCGCCAAAAAATATAAAAGTAGTATTTCTGCCCCTATAATAAAAATAGCCATCACCGCTATTGCCATAGGTGTTGTAATGATGCTGATCTCTTTTGCTACAGGGCTCGGACTTCAGCAAAAAATCAGGGATAAGATTGCCGCTTTTAACGGGCATATTATCATTTCCAGTTATGATAATAACAGTTCCAAAGTTTCCCTGATTCCTGTTTCCAAAGACCAGGACTTCTACCCGGAATTTAAAAATGTAGAAGGAATCAAGCACGTGCAGGCGGTGGCGACGAAGTTTGCCGTGATAAGAACTGCTGAAGATTTTGAAGGGGTAATAGTAAAAGGCGTAGGGGAAGATTACGATTGGAGCTATTTCAAGGATTTTCTGGTAAAAGGCCGTTTACCTGATTATTCTTCAAAACTGAACGATGAGGTGCTGATCTCTGAATACCTGGCGAACCGCTTAAATCTGAAAGTCGGCGATCGTATGCCCACTTTTTTTCTGCGGGAGGATAAAGAAAGACCTTTGCAACGCGGATTCAAGATCGTGGGAATATACGATTCGGGATTTCAGGAATTTGATGAATTATATGTAATAGCTGATATCAGGCATATTCAGAGGATCAATGACTGGAACGAGAACCAGGTGGGCAATTTCGAGGTTTTTATCGACGATTTCGATCAGCTGGACCAAAAAGGGAATGAAGTTTATGAAAATACGGGCTCCTTTCTGGATACTCAAACCATCAGTCAGAAATATTATTCAATTTTTGAGTGGCTTTCGCTATTCGATTTCAATATCGCTCTGATCCTGGGAATTATGATTTTAGTTGCCGGCATCAATATGATCACCGCACTTCTGGTTTTGATCCTGGAAAGAACGCAAATGATCGGGATCTTTAAGGCTCTGGGTTCTCAGGACTGGAGCATCCGGAAGATCTTCCTTTACAATGCGGCTTACCTGATCATCCTCGGACTTTTCTGGGGAAATTTAATAGGAATCGGTCTGCTTTTGCTTCAGAAATACTTGAAACTGGTGCCTTTAGATCCGAGAACTTACTACGTGACCGAAGTTCCTATTTATATCAACTGGGATTATATTCTTGCCGTAAATGCCGGAACGCTTTTCCTGTGTATGCTGATGCTGCTCATCCCTTCGGTGATCATTTCAAAGATATCTCCTGTAAAAGCGATAAAGTTTGAATAA
- a CDS encoding PLP-dependent cysteine synthase family protein, with protein MEYAENILGTIGNTPLVKMNRLVKDIDALVLAKYETFNPGNSVKDRMALKMVEEAEEKGLLKPGGTIIEGTSGNTGMGLALVAIVKGYKMVCVMSDKQSKEKMDILKAVGSEVIVCPTDVAPDDPRSYYSTSRRLAEETPNSWYVNQYDNLANTRAHYETTGPEIWKQTDGKVTHFVVGVGTGGTISGVGKYLKEKNPNIKVWGIDTYGSVFKKYHETGIFDEKEIYPYVTEGIGEDILPKNVDFSVIDGFTKVTDKDAAIYTQKLAKEEGFFLGNSAGAAAKGLLQLKEHFKKDDVVVVLFHDHGSRYVGKMYNEEWMKKMGFKE; from the coding sequence ATGGAATACGCTGAAAATATTTTAGGAACCATAGGCAATACGCCGCTGGTGAAGATGAACAGGCTCGTGAAGGATATTGATGCACTGGTTCTAGCAAAATACGAAACTTTTAATCCGGGAAATTCAGTTAAAGATAGAATGGCTTTAAAAATGGTGGAAGAAGCTGAAGAAAAAGGCCTTCTTAAGCCCGGAGGAACTATCATTGAAGGTACTTCTGGTAATACAGGTATGGGACTGGCTCTGGTTGCGATCGTTAAAGGCTATAAAATGGTATGCGTGATGAGCGACAAGCAAAGCAAAGAAAAAATGGATATTCTCAAAGCGGTGGGAAGTGAAGTGATCGTTTGTCCCACCGATGTGGCCCCTGATGATCCGCGGTCTTATTATTCAACATCCCGAAGACTGGCCGAAGAAACCCCTAATTCATGGTATGTAAATCAATATGATAACCTGGCCAATACCAGGGCGCATTATGAAACTACAGGTCCGGAAATCTGGAAACAAACCGACGGGAAAGTGACTCATTTTGTCGTTGGTGTGGGAACCGGAGGAACGATATCGGGAGTGGGAAAATATCTGAAGGAGAAGAATCCCAATATCAAAGTTTGGGGTATCGACACTTATGGTTCGGTTTTTAAAAAATACCATGAAACGGGCATTTTCGATGAAAAGGAGATCTATCCTTATGTTACCGAAGGGATCGGTGAAGACATTCTCCCAAAAAATGTGGATTTTAGTGTTATTGACGGATTCACGAAGGTAACCGATAAAGATGCCGCGATCTACACCCAAAAACTGGCAAAAGAGGAAGGTTTCTTTTTGGGCAACAGCGCCGGTGCTGCGGCAAAAGGATTGCTTCAGTTAAAAGAGCATTTTAAAAAAGATGATGTGGTGGTCGTGCTTTTCCACGATCATGGCAGCCGTTATGTGGGAAAAATGTACAATGAGGAGTGGATGAAGAAAATGGGATTTAAAGAGTAG
- a CDS encoding SGNH/GDSL hydrolase family protein gives MKKFYVFLLIFISISCGSRDPKILASVENPQYSYLALGDSYTIGESVAEAERWPLQLAEALRNRGYKMAVPKIIAKTGWTTENLINGMEKELAVQRDFDLVSILIGVNNQYQGKPIHEYEQELRKIFRKAINHSKTMEKGVFALSIPDYGYTPFGIAHQDEISKEIDRYNEVYKRVADDFGVDFYDITPISREVIKDPRLVARDSLHPSKIMYRRWVDQIVNQVAQKLSK, from the coding sequence ATGAAGAAATTTTACGTTTTCCTTTTAATATTTATAAGTATTTCCTGCGGCTCCCGGGATCCTAAAATCCTGGCTTCCGTAGAAAATCCGCAGTACAGCTACCTCGCCCTGGGAGATTCTTATACCATTGGTGAGAGTGTTGCCGAGGCGGAACGCTGGCCATTACAGCTCGCCGAAGCTTTGCGAAACCGCGGTTACAAAATGGCAGTTCCAAAGATCATTGCCAAAACAGGATGGACTACCGAGAACCTGATCAATGGCATGGAGAAAGAGCTTGCCGTGCAGCGCGATTTCGATCTTGTTTCAATTTTGATAGGAGTAAATAATCAGTACCAGGGAAAGCCCATTCATGAATACGAACAGGAACTGAGGAAGATCTTCCGGAAAGCCATCAATCATTCAAAAACCATGGAGAAAGGCGTTTTCGCGCTCAGCATTCCCGATTATGGTTACACCCCTTTCGGCATCGCTCATCAGGACGAGATCAGTAAAGAAATAGACCGGTACAATGAGGTTTATAAAAGGGTGGCCGATGATTTTGGAGTGGATTTTTATGATATTACCCCCATCTCACGGGAGGTAATTAAAGATCCCCGGCTGGTCGCTAGAGATAGTTTACATCCGAGCAAGATCATGTACCGCCGATGGGTAGATCAGATCGTTAATCAGGTAGCCCAAAAACTTTCGAAATAA
- a CDS encoding DUF2851 family protein produces MQEDFLSYIWKFRKFDFLNARTSDGRVLEIINPGMENVDSGPDFFSAQLRIGEQLWAGNVEIHIKSSDWYFHGHETDPAYDNVILHVVWEDDAEIFRRDNSVIPSISLKSYTPAKTFKNFQHLLEVPHLQLNCEEDLSTITALAKEHWLESLYFERLESKSEAIFKLLEKTGNDWEEVLFQSLSRSFGLKVNAEAFESIARSIEFKIFRKIKDQQSKEAILLGQAQLFSGEDKYAKELEEIYEFLKMKYSLKPSEILPKFFRLRPDNFPTLRLTQLAAVYSEKPGLFNALTNCQNLFDFYELFKTGPSEYWKTHYNFGTQHPPRNKKLSKSFINLLLINCVIPILYCYYKYLGEDRNDFLFDLISAIPAEENSVVSIFKKLNSSMGKNAMQSQALLQLKNNYCDQNRCLKCEWGAQILQK; encoded by the coding sequence ATGCAGGAAGATTTTTTAAGCTATATCTGGAAGTTTAGGAAATTCGATTTCTTAAACGCCAGGACCTCTGATGGCCGTGTTCTCGAGATCATTAATCCGGGAATGGAAAATGTTGATTCCGGCCCAGATTTCTTCAGTGCGCAGTTGAGAATTGGGGAACAGCTTTGGGCGGGAAATGTGGAAATCCATATAAAAAGTTCAGACTGGTATTTTCATGGTCATGAAACCGATCCCGCTTATGATAATGTTATTTTACATGTAGTTTGGGAAGATGACGCTGAAATTTTCCGAAGAGATAATTCAGTTATTCCAAGTATTTCTTTAAAGTCTTATACACCTGCGAAGACCTTTAAGAATTTTCAGCACCTGCTGGAAGTGCCGCATTTACAGTTAAATTGCGAGGAAGACCTTTCTACTATTACGGCTCTTGCAAAAGAACACTGGCTGGAAAGTTTATATTTTGAGAGGCTCGAAAGTAAATCGGAAGCTATTTTTAAACTTCTGGAAAAAACCGGGAATGACTGGGAAGAAGTTCTCTTCCAGAGTTTATCAAGGAGTTTTGGATTAAAAGTAAACGCCGAGGCTTTTGAAAGTATTGCGAGAAGTATAGAGTTCAAAATCTTCAGGAAAATCAAAGATCAGCAGTCTAAAGAGGCGATTCTTCTGGGACAGGCTCAGCTTTTTTCTGGTGAAGATAAATATGCGAAGGAACTTGAGGAAATCTATGAATTTCTTAAAATGAAATATTCGCTAAAACCTTCGGAAATACTTCCGAAATTTTTCAGGTTGAGGCCCGACAATTTTCCAACCTTGCGTCTGACACAGCTGGCAGCAGTTTATTCTGAAAAACCTGGACTGTTTAATGCCTTAACAAATTGCCAAAATTTGTTTGATTTTTACGAGCTTTTTAAAACTGGGCCTTCGGAATACTGGAAAACGCACTATAATTTTGGAACGCAACATCCTCCCCGAAACAAAAAACTGAGCAAATCATTTATAAATTTACTGTTGATAAATTGCGTCATACCTATTTTGTATTGTTACTATAAATATCTTGGGGAAGACAGGAATGATTTTCTTTTTGATCTTATTTCGGCTATTCCCGCCGAAGAAAATTCTGTCGTTTCCATTTTTAAAAAACTAAATAGTTCTATGGGTAAGAACGCGATGCAGTCTCAGGCACTGCTTCAGCTTAAAAATAACTACTGCGATCAAAATAGATGTTTAAAATGTGAATGGGGCGCACAAATTTTGCAGAAATAA
- a CDS encoding PspC domain-containing protein codes for MTSLIYNIRHYFEKHGFYVSSRLADKLGIRAKSVRLFFIYASFFTMGVGFIMYLILAFWLKLKDLVYTKRTSVFDL; via the coding sequence ATGACAAGCCTTATTTATAACATTCGACATTATTTCGAAAAGCATGGTTTTTACGTGTCTTCCCGCCTGGCCGATAAACTGGGAATCAGGGCAAAAAGCGTACGACTGTTCTTTATTTACGCGTCTTTCTTTACGATGGGAGTAGGTTTCATAATGTATCTTATCCTGGCTTTTTGGCTGAAGTTGAAAGATTTAGTATATACCAAACGTACTTCGGTTTTTGATTTATAA